From the Helianthus annuus cultivar XRQ/B chromosome 17, HanXRQr2.0-SUNRISE, whole genome shotgun sequence genome, the window CCTGTCGTGTTGAAGTCAAACGCATACGCAATAGCCAAGAGTGGTCCAGGCTGACATGTGGCGGTGGGAATTGCATGAAAGGTGTGGGGCGTGAAGACAACGATATGTGGTGTGATGGGTGCGAAAACCCCGTTGTCTTCCCGAGAGCAAGGTTTGTTTCTAAAAATGTTTAGTTGTATTAATTTGTAGCCATTCTCATGCAGGCTTATAACTGAAAATAAATTACAAACCTTGCATAGTTTCAGGCTAGAACTCGAGGTGTTTGACTCAACAGCCGAAGCTGTCGTTGTCTGCTTTGAAGACACCGCCCAACGCTTGACAAAGACCACTGCTCATAGTATACTCACAGCAGAGTCTGGCCTGTCACGCGTCTACAACCTTTATTCCACTGACATACAGGATAAGTTCACTCCGGTGATGGTAAGGAACGCTGATGGAAGCATTTCAACACTGACGAATTGTTTGCACTCTCTTGTGGGCAGCACTCAGACCCTCCAGCTTGATTCGTGTACGTATTATGATCATGGCCATTTTGAATCCTTCAACTACAAGAATGTCTTGCTAGATGGGGATGGTTGTAAGCCCTTTGGTTCTTCCACACCTCCATTGATCCCCGCTAAAGACAAAGGGGTGCTACCCATACCGATACCAGTTAAGCGCGTTGAAGCGGTCGTAAGATATATATCGGCTTACACTTTATTCGTGCCCTGTTTAataaaccattttaattaaaGATGTGCTATTTACCTTTCTACTCGATCTGAAATGTTATTTACATACATGGTATATgtttactctattttaaaattAGGAGGCTACAATAGTCGGAAACTTGAGTTCGTAAATATAAAAGTGCATTGTTCTACATTAAAAAAATAGGAATAAAAAAACTTGGTAACGCATCACTTCGAATGTGTAAAGACATATAAGGGGAGAAGTTggcttttgaaaaaaataaacttGGTGTCGTTATAAATGGAAAGACAACAAAAAAACTTTCAACTATAATTGATTGATTTCCATAAACAATGTAATTGTGCATATTTATTTTTAGATAACCGTCTACGTAAATGTTTCGTGCTTTTCCTTCCCAGGCATGCTTATGCAGATTCGGATTCAGAAGAAACAGTTGACAGTGACCCACATGAAAGGTATACCGTCTGCACTTAGTGTTAGTAATGAAAACCCGTACTACTTTTCGATGCATATATACGTAAACATAGTATACCATTTTTAATAGTTTTCTTTTCGTTATTTCACTGCAGTCAGTTGGCTGGTGATGGAATTGGGGATGATGGTGGCATACGTTAGCTAAAGTTTGGTCTATGTGTTATCCAATAAGATAGGAAGGCGTGCGAGAGTTTATGCGTTTTTCCTTTTtctgtttcatgtttttttttcttggaagacatcttttttcacttctttttggccggcaagttttgccaaggaaacaacttatggtccatggtttaataaagtttaagcaCGCCCCTTTGTAGGCGTATTGTCTTACATGTTATGCACCGGCCGTGTTAGACGTTTTACCACGAACAAACAATAgctattatgcatgtcgtgcatcgcacgaGCTTTCTCCCTAGTGTAagtattaaaaatataatatataaaaggGGATGATAACGTGGAAATGTATGCATTGGTAAGAGTGTTTGTAGGGTTAGAATGAAAATGAGTGTTAGATGTTGTGCATTTATGAAAATCTGATGTAACAGCTGACTCACAAGTTTATCGATACATTTAACACCTCGATGATGGTCTTATGTATAGAAGCGGGAAATGTATTAAGTTGACTTTCTTATGTATACTTTGTGAGATATTTTGATTATATGCGTTATATATGGTCACAAATGGAAGAAAATTGAGTGTTtgatataaaaatgagaaaattcgTATCATAATTATTCCACACTAAGTAAACATTGAAAGAGACATGGTTAACTGATGTTGCTTTAGCATAAGTTGACACTAGCCTCCTGATTTGATTATGACTTTACTCATAACTATTTTCCCAAATTATTTGAATTGAGTTTTTAAAGTTAAGAGTATGTATTCATTTAACTTTGATAATTTATTATGATAGTATACTTTGAGGTAAAACACCCAAGTTGAATTTACGAATTGAAATAATCGATCAGATCAAGACAATCTTATGTAAGTttgtttatatatgttttgattgatAAACTTTCATAACCATGTTTGGTTTCAACTTAAAGCTACCATGTTTTGGATTGTTCACAAGATATAAAACTTTGACTTAAACTTCGTCAAATCTTGAAAGTCATCAGCTATGTTAGGAATTAAAAGGATTTTTCATACCTTTTTTCGAGAAAcctaaataataatataaaaagggTTTACAAATATAGGTGTAATATCTTGGCTATGGAATCACTTcccccgccccccccccccccccccccagtttTCTTTTGAATATGTACATGTTTATGAGATATGACTTTATATAATTTCAAAGTCATCAGCTATGTTAGGAATTAAAAGGATTTTTCATACCTTTTTTCGAGAAACCTAAATAATAATGTATTTATTTTTACACAATTTATGCAATTTTTTACATGAACACAATAACTTTGTAATAAGGAGTATTAGATTTTAATAACTTCAACTATTTTCCGTTGACCGCCAACAGGCACAACCTAAAATACAACCACTGaaagtcccaactattaacatattggtcTCCATTGGACCTTGACTAACGGAACCCTAACGTCGTTAGTCATCGGTTGCAAGAAAAACATTTTTGGGaggaaaaaggttcctaaaggtccgtTCTAAGATTacaaagaaatttgagatgaaaatgttgagttttccggccaaaaaggaGTTTTCCGGTGACCTCAATAATTGGGGCATTTATTGGAAAAAGATTCTTAAAGGTCCGATCttaggttacaaagaggtttgggttGAAAATGTTGAGTTTTGCGGCCAAAAAGAAGTTTTTCGACCAAAAAGGAGTTTTCCGACAACCTCAATAATTGAGccttttactagaaaaaggttcATAAATATTcaatctaaggttacaaagaagTTTGTGACGAAAAGGTTGAGTTTTTCTagccaaaaatgagttttcctgtcaaaaatgagttttacggccaaaaacgtttttcgAGCGGCTAatggcgttagggttctgttagtcagggtccagtGAAGGCCAATATGTTAGTAGCtgggactgccagtggttattttttaagttaggACTATTGGCAGTTAACGATGAATAGTtggaattattaaaatccaataccccttGTAATAATGTGTATGTGATCTTTCAAACGAATATCATATAACATAAATTAAGGTGCGGGCCATCAAatttaccaatatacccctttATGATCTTATATGGTTAAATTTTACTTGTTGGGATGCCTATTACTCAAAATCCAATAATAAACTATACTTCAACAATtttaaaaatttgagaatttaaAGTTTCTAACAACTTTAATATGctacaacaacaaccataccggTAAATCCCATCGTAGCTACATTATGGATATATTTGAAGATGTCTTCAACAAACTATTTAGAGGGTATTTGGGATTGAGTTTGGAAATGGCTTATTAACTTATTAGCTTTTTGAAAAATCCAATAAGTCATTTTCAAAAGCCAAGATTTATAGTTTTCCAAATGACTTATTGATTTATTAGCTTcaataagttaataagtcattTCCAAACTCAATTCCAAACACGCCTTTAATACGTTATTTTAAGTTATATAATATACTAATTTGGGTAACACAAGTTCAGATAATTGGGTGGGTATCATGAAAAAACTTCACAAAAGTAATCTCATCACTGCTCCCATATCCTGATCATTACTTGTCTCAAATGTTTTAAGTTTTCCCGTTAGGTTCGGGTGTTGTTTTGCCATATACTAGTAAGCCATCTATGAGTTTAAGAAGTCCTACCCAACAACACAGTTTAGTGTAATTATTTAGGATTTGTAATTGAAGTGTGCATATGAAATGTATGGTGTATCCATTTCTCAAATTAGATATCTTTTAATAGTGAAATCAAATTAGGTTTATGACATGACATATATacgaaaatacaaaaaaaagttaatataaacttttagcatggatctgtaagtttaataatatatatgaagaattaaacaaataaagtatcaaGTCTGTGGTAGGTTGGCTccggtacaaaccatatttatcttacgaaccgtaagaacagatcctaacacttaaaaaaagttaaattaacacatactaaaacaatacatacataaaagtagcacttttgaattatattagcatatgaaaattaatcaagataattgattttaacacatatgtgaaatgatatcagcacttttctttatcaacacattgaaaacaaaagaaagatcCAAATAAAGAACTAATTATTTGTTAGCAAAATTATAAGGAATTCAAGATAATTTATATTATTTAGGTTATCATTTTACAATTTCTCTATAATTGGTTGGATGTCACatgacactttttaaatggttcttatAATTTGCATACGAAatatggtttgtatttgatcctactccAATCTGTGGTATCAAATGAATCAGTAAATGGTATCTTGAAGGAAAAAATTGAAATATAGTTCAACCGTCCAATTTGATTCACTCGGTAACCGACTTGTTCAAATGAGAACAATTCAAAAGAGGTTTAACTGGATCAACTAGGTACCCAATTTCCAGTCCGATCATGAGAACATTACTTTATACACCTACCTATAGACACATGATTTCacgtaataatatttgaatatcaCATCAATTAAGAAACAAGACTCATGTTGCTATCAACGTTATTTACAAGTTCTTCTTGAATGACCAGTGAGTCATTATGCCATGTATTATATGCCTTATTTGACATGAGACGCGTTGAACGATTGTTAACACGTGGCCAACACAACATCATTcttcacttgatgattaggactTTGCACTTAAACGGAGAACTTTAGTCAAAGTAACCAATAAAATTCATCACCAGTCACGTATACCATACCACATGTATCATACAATATTATTTGCTTTTGATACCtttggttttctggcgccagaggctgtggaTTTACTTACTCGAGTTCAAAGTGTCATGCATAGTAATATTACGACCCCGATAtttatggacgtagtttttaaaaggcttagttttgctattcaaaaaggggtagcggcgcagcttgttgcccgtttaccagctatctcgatgtaaattcgaACTATATGTAAATGAGTATGAATCAATAAATGGGATTTTGAAGGAAAACAATTGGAATATGGCCCAACCACATGGTCCGGTTCACTGAGTTCGATAGATAACCGACTTGTTCAAATGAGACTAATTCTAAAGAGGCTTAATGTACCCGGTTCCTAGTTCGGTCATGAGAACATTACTTTAAGCACTTATAGACATATGATTTCGCATAATTATATTGGAATCTCAAATCAAAAAGACTCATGTTTACATCCACTTTATTCACAAGCTTCTTGAATGATCAATGAGTTATTATTCCATATATTATACGCCTTCTTTGGTATAACACGCGTTGAATGATTGTTAACACGTGTTCAACACAACGTCATTCTTTACTCGGTGATCAAGACTTTGCACTTAAAGGGAGAGCTATAGTCAAAGTAACCGATTAAATTCATCAGCAATCACATGTATCATGCCACGTGTATCATATATCGAAACTTGTATAGCACAAAAACCTTTACTAGTAATATTGCTTACATATGGTATTAAAACATTTAATTAACTTTTTAGATCATAATCCATAATTAAAAATTGAGATTTTTGTATCAGGACAAGATATCTTTACTTTCTATGTTAACTCAAGATTTCTCAAGTCTCGATCAAATGGAATAAGAACCAAATACCCTTAGGCCTTAGTATTCTATTGTCAATTCTAGATACTTAAGTCTCGATTAAGATTTTTTTAAGCAACCCGTTTAGAATAGACTTCTAACCAACAATCTTGTTTTGAACCATCATCATGTAGGGTCGTTCATTAGGACTCAAAtccaaaaccaacatatattttcaagttttaaGTTGTCACGGACATGTGAATAAGTTCATCAATAATGAGTTTTCTAATGTGTTTGATTTAAGAAAATTGTATGAATAAGGTTGATACCCACAAAAAACTCAAAATGAATATAAAGTAATATAAAACGAAGTCTTTACTTATTTAATTTGTATCACCGAAAttatcaagtaatatatttttcAAATACAAACCTAGAAATTCATATCCATATCCTTTCCCTTTCACATTTCATAATATTATCAAACATAACACCATAATGAAGATCCTAAAATAAAAGCGTATTTttatcatggttgtaaaaattcTGACTAGTCTCCGATTAGTCGGCGATTAATCACTAATTGagggttcaccgattaatggCCGATTTATTGCTAGGCGGTCAATGGCGGTCCTATTCTGACCAAATTTTGGCCAAACGCCAGCCAAATTTCGACCAAACCTTATAAATTCCTTCCAAATACTTTAAAAAATGGTCAATGAggggttaaaacatgtctactttaaaaaaaaaaaactacacatAAAAGTGTTTGTACATATgtaactaaaaattacatataaaaatctcaATCCGATTAATTCCGATTAATCTCTGTTAATCCTGATTAATCGCTAGTTGGTACCCCatcgcccgactagcgcctagcgattcttacaacactgaTTTTTATCAATAACACAGTTTGTATTTATATCTTCACATAAAAAATGGCAcaaaaaaatatcaaataaaacttcaatgtttttTTGAATGAAAAACTAACCTACTCTTAAATACTCACGCTAACCACCTATAATCGTACCTTACAGGATTTAAACCTTCCACCTATTAAAGATAGAGGTAAGGCTTCCTGAGAACTTGGCCTAGTGGTAAATTGGTCTGCCCTCCCTACTGGAGACGCATGTTCGGTTCTCacttaagccattttcaagggaCATCTGGGTGAAGGGACGAATCGGGGCTTTAATCCTAGGTTCGAACCTGACTGGGGGGCGAGGGTTTACGGATTCCATCCGGTTCTCGCGCATCGGGGGGCACGGTCTCAAGACGGTCGAGAAGTCGACCTTGGACATAACCCTGAGCAGGGTGGGTTTACACGTGAGATtctttgccgttaaaaaaaaaaagatagagGTAAGATACCATACCACAAACCACTCAATCACAAGTATATAAAACTTCAATGTTAACTTTTCTCGTTTTGGTTCTACCTAAAATAATGTAACTTTATTAAAAACCTATCTAATGTTAATTACCATCAAGCATTCTGGTTAAGTGATGCTCCATAACTTTTAAACAGGAAGATCATTGGTTAGAGTCTTAACAGGGACAAATTTTGTTCCGGATTTTCCTACGCGTTATCGCGTTATGTTCTTCGGATGGAAAGATGATCCCGGGTGTCGGGCCTtcacttaaaaaaaaaacctatttttAATTTATTGTTATACCTTTTATTATTTTCCCAATATATATGTAAATTGGTGACGTCATAAACATTTTAAGCATATAAATAAGTCCAAATGTCGAAATAGagtgaaaagaaaagaaaagagtaGTGAATCTCTTCAATTATTCTCCTCCTTCTTCATCCCTCCTTTCAAACCCTCCTTGTAGGTATTCTCTATTCTGTATTCTTCACCAATCTTTTTCACTTTCTTTCTTCATTATATATATTCTTTACACATGTCTCTATTTCAATGCTTATTCATCAATCATATGCATTTCACCAACACCTATTATTAATCTCACATCACACcccctttattattattatttatcacCAAATTCGCAGGTTACACTGATCACCTAGGGTTTAATCCAGCTTCTTCATCTGCTTACTCGGTTAGTATTTTAATTCTTTTATTATTTGCATGTCTAGTTATGTTGTTAATTTTGTTCTTGTTGGTTGATGAGGGATTTAGATCTTCTGAATTGGGGGTTTTTTCAAATCGATcggttttttattgtttttgtggTCATTTGAAGTTTAAAGAATTCTGCTTTTAGACATTTGTTTGTGATTTGATGAGATTTCTTATAAATCTGTGAaagcaaatttttttttttttatttgaagttTGGGAAAGAGTGTTTGATAATTAATTAACCTTTATAACACGTTTATACGAACGATAACGATTAGTGATTACTGTACAGGTGTGCAAAGTTTGTTTGTTAGATGTCAATTAGTGAGATTTGTTTTGATGTTAACCTAACGTAAATCGGATTATGGTTTTCTATGATTAACTCTCTTGATTTGTGTTACTTATCGGGCCCTGCACGACACTTGGTGTTTTAAAGTTTGATGATGTGGCTAGGTGGGCAAAGGTGTTTGATGTTACTGGTTTGTTAAATGTCAATCGGTGAGATGTCATTTGGTGTTAAGTGTTAACTTAACCTAATTCTGATTATTGTTGTGTATGATTAAAGCACTTCTTTTTGAATCAGTTATTGACACCTACACATATAGACCATATTATTTCCTATATAATTATAAATCACAATTTTATCGACCATGTGTATTTAAGCGTTTGATATTTTAATCACCTCTTCAGGATACGATATGGAGGGATCAAGACACCACGGGAGTAGCGTGGACATGATTTTACGAAACTACAAGCTCGGGAAAACACTCGGTATCGGTTCTTTCGGAAAGGTGAAAGTCGCAGAGCATGCTCTAACGGGTCACAAAGTCGCTATAAAGATCCTTAACCGTCGCAAGATAAAAAACATGGACATGGATGAGAAAGGTAGAAACATATTAACAACACTATTTTTCATCGCTTCATTATATATTTTCATTTAAAAACGCGTTCTTGCTTTTTGCAGTTAGAAGGGAGATCAAGATACTAAGATTGTTTATGCATCCACATATTATCCGTCTTTACGAGGTTATAGAGACAGCATCGGATATATATGTCGTGATGGAATACGTGAAGTCCGGTGAGCTGTTTGATTACATTGTTGAGAAAGGCAGGTTGCAGGAAGACGAGGGTCGTAATTTCTTTCAGCAGGTGATTAAATAAATTCTTAACATATGCTGTCATTGTTGGTATTAATATCTACTAATTTTAAAGTGGGCCCTACAATTTTTAGATAATTTCTGGTGTGGAGTACTGCCACCGGAACATGGTGGCTCATAGAGATCTTAAACCGGAGAACCTGCTGTTGGATTCTAAGTGCAACGTTAAAATTGCGGATTTCGGTCTAAGCAATATCATGCGTGACGGTCATTTTCTCAAAACAAGTTGTGGAAGTCCAAATTACGCTGCCCCTGAGGTATGGTTTATGATATTGAGTTGATAAGTCAATAATAATGTATAACTAGTGGGTTACCACTTACCACCCGCGCTCCGCGGCGGGttcgaaacgtagataaaaataagcaaatcacGAACATGACGATAAAAAACCACATGGCGACGGTATATTCGAAAATCACAGAAAAGTTGCGTCGTTGTATGCGAAAGCCAAGTTATTCGAACAAAATTTACACCAAAACATATATAAAGATAAACACGACGGTCACGCATTACAATAGATCGGTTTAATCGGAGATAAAAAACACGTCGCAATGGTGTATTTAGAGATGATCGTCGGGCGGTTGAAAAAACCTTAAAAACCTTAAAAACATTGGTCGGTCTAAAAACAGCGTTGcaaaaacgtagataaaaataactTGCGTGGAACGTTGACATAAAAAACGAAACCCTTAAAAAATCACGTAACAGAAATTTTGTTAAGAACTCAAAGTGATAACTTTATTAAAGTTCAGCGGTTGTAGTGTAAATCGATTAAAGAAAAGTGAGAAGAAAAAACGAACCAACTAAACTGCAGGGGGTGCAAAGAACTCAAAGTGATAACTTTATTAAAGTTCAACGGTTGTAGTGTAAATCGattaaagaaaaatgaaaaaaaaaaacgaaccaACTAAACTGCAGAGGGCAACTAAACTGCAGAGGGTGCAAACAAAAGTTAAACTAAAGTATAAGGGGGAAAATAAACCAACTAAATTGCAAGGGGTGTCAACCGAAAGTTAAACTAAAGTAGAGAGGGTAAAGTTAATTTTATTAAAGTTGAAGGGGTGTGAATGAAACTTTGACTAAAAAACAAATAACACTAAAAGACAAAACTGGAACACTGTAgctaggggtgttcatcgggttttttcttcgggtttcgggtttttcgggtcgggttcggggtTTTCTCTGGGAAAAATTGACCCGATAACCAACCCATTTTAAAGTTCGGGTTAGTCGGGTTTGGGTTATTCGGTTTTcgggtttagatgtaaaatgaaaataaatgttttttttttacaaaatatcatcaaaattcatATTGTTACTTTAAAAATATGATCAAAGTATTTAAAAGTcccaaaacttagtgttccatCTATTAAAGACTCCAAATCTAAAcacttttataagaaaaaaaaacaataaatgttcgggtttttttcgggttttgtgtttcgggtttttcgggtcgggtttttcgggttttgtgtttcgggtttttcgggtcgggttgttcgggtttttggcctggaaaaagtgacccgataaccgaaccatttaaagttcgggttggtcgggttcgggtttttcgGTTATTCGCTAATTCGGGTTCGGGTGGCTTTGaattcgggtcgggtttcgggttttggATAAAAATAGACAGCCCTAACTGTAGCTAGTGTTCCCCgaattaaaataattaataattcATAATATGTTTATGTTTTACTCTTAGGTTATATCTGGCAAGCTGTATGCGGGACCCGAGGTTGACGTGTGGAGCTGCGGTGTTATTTTGTACGCTCTTCTCTGCGGGACGCTTCCTTTTGACGATGAAAATATTCCAAACCTCTTCAAGAAGATTAAGGTGCTTTCAAATTTAGTTTTTTACACGGAAGTTTTAAAAATTCGTTCAAAGTGTGGAAACAGTTATTAACTATTTAAAAATCATGTCGGGTTTTTGTTTAGGGTGGGATATACACACTTCCTAGCCACTTATCACCCGGTGCAAGAGATCTAATCCCGAGGATGCTTGTGGTGGACCCCATGAAACGAATAACGATTCCCGAAATTCGTGTGCACCCCTGGTTTCAGGCTCATCTTCCTCGCTATCTAGCTGTTCCTCCACCGGATTCTATGCAGCAAGCAAAAAAGGCATCAATTTTTtctacttttttttttacaattattaTATATAGTAGCATATGGGTGACTAAATTAGTTTTATGCATACAGACTGATGAAGATATACTTTTAGAGGTGGTTAAAATGGGGTTTGACAGAGACGCACTCTTGGAGTCGCTTCGTAACCGAGTGCAAAATGATGTAAGCCTTTTTCTGTTTTCTTTTTATTCGTTAAAGGTATGTGAACGGATATGAGTATATGATATTACATCGTTGTTAATTCTTGCGTGTTATCTAGGGTACTGTGGCATATTATTTGCTATTGGACAACAGATTTCGTAACTCAAGTGGCTATCTCGGAGCTGAATTCCAGAAACCTCTGGTTAGATTGTTTTTCTGGCTGTTGAATACTtcatttagggggtgtttggataCCCAGTTAGGAATGATTATTAGCAATTATCGGTTTTTAGTGTTTGgatgaaaagattctgattctgatgagtaaaatgccatttttgtccctgaggtttggccaattttgcgactttcattcaaaggtttgtttttctggaTCTAGATGCagaaggtttgaaatcttgccattttaatccagctcgttaactccatccatttttctgtATTAAGtgaggggtatttccgtctttttggttaacttaaagggcaattcggtctttttcactttatgtaaaaagaccaaatactgaaaaagaccgaattgccctttaagttaaccaaaaagacggaaatacccttgacttaacgaagaaaattggatggagttaatgagccggatgaaaatggcaaagatttcaaacctttcggatacagatgcggaaaaacaaacctttggacgaaagtcgcaaaactggccaaatctCAGGAACgcaaatggcattttactcgattCTGATGTATCCAAATGTTGTTTTTTACTGGTTTGTGATTGTAGGATGGATTTAACCGAAACGAGGTTGGTGCTTCAATGATGCCACAACGCTCAGCGGCTTATATGGATTATCAAGGGATAAATTTTAGAAACCAAGTCGAGAGAAAATGGGCTCTCGGGCTTCAGGTAGTTTTCGCTAAAATAAGTAAAACCCGAAAAAATATAGATAgattataattaataattaaatttgttattatttttgcatggtttgacttttgacagtCTAGAGCACATCCCCGTGAGATAATGACCGAAGTTCTTAAAGCTTTGCAAGAACTGAACGTGTGCTGGAAAAAGATAGGCCACTACAACATGAAATGCAGGTGGGCCCCTGGCAACAACTCTATGCAAAGTAATCCTTACTTTGGAGATGAGTCGAGTATTGTAGAGACCGACGGTGCTTTGACCACTCCCAATGTGGTCAAATTTGAAGTCCAGGTAACAACCAATATTTGCGCATCTTGAATCATAAACGCCGTGTGAATGCAGTTTGTCTAATCTAATATGACTGAAACATTTGGTTGCAGCTTTACAAAACCCGCGAGGACAAGTATCTGCTGGATCTACAGAGGATTCAAGGACCACAGTTTTTGTTTTTGGACCTCTGTGCGGCGTTTCTTGCTCAGCTTCGTGTCCTGTAGAGCGAGTGAGCGGTTAatatagcatcatcatcatcatgatcgTGATTATCATAGTATGATGAACAGCTTTCTCCCTGAATTCAAACGGTGATGAAAAGCTAGGCTGTTGTAAATACTAAGTTTACTTGTTTCTGTTATTAGGGTACTGTACTATGCTCCGTCTGTACTGTTGAGAGCCGATGTTTTTGCCGACTCATTATGAGTCTGGGCCTGCCTCACTTGTTTATTAATAGTTACTTCACTTCGCGACTTTTTCTAAAAGTATTATAATgcatgatggtggtgatgataaTGATGTCTTATGTACAATGAATTTGTATGTGAGCATTTTTGCTCTTCCTTCATTGCTATGGAGAAAATGCGGATGGTTTAGACTTAAGAAGTTTCTTACTCAACTTGTATGCTTTTTATGTTTTCACCTGATCCAACAACAATCAGGGGCACAACACAGTGGGGGCGGGCAACCCCCCGAACtgtttcgctcagtagtggagagtgtgtagttttcgtatagaaattttttggtatatacgttttcgacacCCCGGTCGAAAATCTCAAGTGTCGCCACTGAATTCAATAGTATTTTCGGTCTTCATTATATTCTCCCTGAGGATAAATATCAACATGTATGTTCCTCTCTCTAAATTTATAGAGATCATAATTGTTTATCCATAATCTTGATAGAGGCCACTAATACTCTCTAGTTAAGGTAAAGATTACATTTGCAACATCTCATATCGTGGTGCTCACAGGTACTAATATGTATCGGGTAGAATAAAACAATGTTGCTACCGCAACACTTCACTTAATTCTCGAGATAAACTATGATCTTCGATCCATTAATCATAATGGAAAGTTTGTAGAAAGGT encodes:
- the LOC110926112 gene encoding SNF1-related protein kinase catalytic subunit alpha KIN10 isoform X2, whose protein sequence is MEGSRHHGSSVDMILRNYKLGKTLGIGSFGKVKVAEHALTGHKVAIKILNRRKIKNMDMDEKVRREIKILRLFMHPHIIRLYEVIETASDIYVVMEYVKSGELFDYIVEKGRLQEDEGRNFFQQIISGVEYCHRNMVAHRDLKPENLLLDSKCNVKIADFGLSNIMRDGHFLKTSCGSPNYAAPEVISGKLYAGPEVDVWSCGVILYALLCGTLPFDDENIPNLFKKIKGGIYTLPSHLSPGARDLIPRMLVVDPMKRITIPEIRVHPWFQAHLPRYLAVPPPDSMQQAKKTDEDILLEVVKMGFDRDALLESLRNRVQNDGTVAYYLLLDNRFRNSSGYLGAEFQKPLDGFNRNEVGASMMPQRSAAYMDYQGINFRNQVERKWALGLQSRAHPREIMTEVLKALQELNVCWKKIGHYNMKCRWAPGNNSMQSNPYFGDESSIVETDGALTTPNVVKFEVQLYKTREDKYLLDLQRIQGPQFLFLDLCAAFLAQLRVL
- the LOC110926112 gene encoding SNF1-related protein kinase catalytic subunit alpha KIN10 isoform X1, producing the protein MSIGYDMEGSRHHGSSVDMILRNYKLGKTLGIGSFGKVKVAEHALTGHKVAIKILNRRKIKNMDMDEKVRREIKILRLFMHPHIIRLYEVIETASDIYVVMEYVKSGELFDYIVEKGRLQEDEGRNFFQQIISGVEYCHRNMVAHRDLKPENLLLDSKCNVKIADFGLSNIMRDGHFLKTSCGSPNYAAPEVISGKLYAGPEVDVWSCGVILYALLCGTLPFDDENIPNLFKKIKGGIYTLPSHLSPGARDLIPRMLVVDPMKRITIPEIRVHPWFQAHLPRYLAVPPPDSMQQAKKTDEDILLEVVKMGFDRDALLESLRNRVQNDGTVAYYLLLDNRFRNSSGYLGAEFQKPLDGFNRNEVGASMMPQRSAAYMDYQGINFRNQVERKWALGLQSRAHPREIMTEVLKALQELNVCWKKIGHYNMKCRWAPGNNSMQSNPYFGDESSIVETDGALTTPNVVKFEVQLYKTREDKYLLDLQRIQGPQFLFLDLCAAFLAQLRVL